Proteins encoded together in one Shewanella oneidensis MR-1 window:
- a CDS encoding sensor histidine kinase: MMSQSQLLQKLASRLPLGVCVVDEHYQIIYWNEFFTDRLPTAKSDTQENNLLTLFPEAAKFLQKKINSVFVLNNASFSYWEHRPHVFDFSSSRPITGEETAMYQNIEFFPLDIEDHQVKTVCLIVQDVTELASYYQAQKCLSEQLEQEHTALSLLNKKLEAAQNQLLQSEKMVAIGQLAAGVAHEINNPIGFVNSNLQSLQDYNNKLLKLLNFYQKLTHKIGSVPYFTLEQDMLKRYQFEFICSDLPDLIRESIEGLDRVAVIVKSLKSFSHVDSSEWQYANVIEGIENTLKIAANQIKYKAVVLRNFQDNLPELYCQPMQLNQVFLNLLVNAAQAIEERGEISIDVSASDAEFIIVIRDTGSGIAASDLRKIFEPFYTTKLVGTGTGLGLSLSYSIVQKHKGEIKVSSVLGEGTAFTVILPILSPEDVA, from the coding sequence ATGATGAGTCAGTCTCAACTATTACAGAAACTTGCTTCGCGCTTACCGCTAGGAGTCTGTGTGGTTGATGAGCATTATCAAATTATCTACTGGAATGAGTTTTTCACCGATAGATTGCCTACTGCTAAGTCTGATACACAAGAAAATAATTTACTAACATTATTCCCAGAAGCAGCAAAATTTCTTCAGAAGAAGATAAACAGTGTTTTTGTACTTAACAATGCTAGTTTTTCGTATTGGGAACATCGTCCCCACGTGTTTGATTTTAGTAGTAGCAGACCAATTACGGGTGAAGAAACTGCTATGTATCAAAATATTGAGTTTTTTCCGCTCGATATAGAAGATCATCAAGTTAAAACTGTTTGTTTAATTGTACAAGATGTTACAGAGCTTGCTAGTTATTACCAAGCACAAAAATGTCTCTCTGAACAGTTGGAACAAGAGCATACAGCATTAAGCTTACTCAATAAAAAATTAGAAGCTGCTCAAAATCAATTATTACAATCTGAAAAAATGGTTGCCATAGGCCAGTTAGCCGCAGGTGTTGCGCATGAAATCAATAATCCAATTGGATTTGTTAATTCAAATTTACAAAGCTTGCAGGATTACAATAATAAACTATTAAAGTTACTTAATTTTTATCAGAAACTGACCCATAAAATTGGTTCTGTACCTTACTTTACACTTGAACAAGATATGCTCAAACGCTATCAATTTGAATTTATATGTTCAGATCTTCCCGATTTAATTCGTGAATCGATTGAGGGCTTAGATCGCGTTGCTGTAATAGTGAAAAGTCTCAAGTCATTCTCGCATGTCGATAGCAGTGAATGGCAATATGCGAATGTGATAGAGGGTATAGAAAATACATTAAAAATTGCAGCTAACCAAATTAAATACAAAGCAGTTGTTTTACGTAATTTTCAAGATAATTTACCTGAGTTGTATTGTCAGCCTATGCAGCTAAATCAAGTATTCCTTAACTTATTAGTTAATGCTGCACAAGCTATAGAGGAAAGAGGCGAAATTTCGATCGACGTGAGTGCTTCCGACGCTGAATTTATTATCGTGATCCGTGATACGGGTTCAGGTATAGCTGCTAGTGATCTTCGTAAAATATTTGAACCATTTTACACGACTAAACTCGTAGGAACTGGTACCGGTTTAGGCTTGTCGCTGTCCTATAGCATAGTTCAAAAACATAAAGGCGAGATCAAAGTATCTTCAGTATTAGGTGAGGGCACTGCCTTTACGGTTATATTACCTATTCTATCCCCCGAGGATGTTGCTTAG
- a CDS encoding chemotaxis protein CheX — MNMLLSEEQRDALQELMNISMGQAANSLARLIEAKITLSIPKISDVTPEQFVSMLSDQTMWYTRQSFLGSIKGEVISTLSKQGCDAIGKLMDYQPPLTQDRLNELLLELANILAGACLTGFAEQLSLNAKLSMPTMYSATSQHYHYRWASTLMMEVEFKVEVSQFDSKIVICLEEASVQTLLAKLQQLLE; from the coding sequence ATGAATATGTTGCTATCTGAAGAACAGCGCGATGCACTGCAGGAATTGATGAATATTTCTATGGGGCAAGCTGCTAATTCACTTGCGCGTTTAATTGAAGCAAAAATTACACTATCCATTCCTAAAATCAGTGATGTCACCCCTGAACAATTTGTGTCTATGTTATCGGACCAGACGATGTGGTATACGCGTCAATCATTCTTAGGCAGCATTAAAGGTGAAGTCATTTCAACCTTATCCAAGCAGGGGTGTGATGCAATTGGTAAATTAATGGATTATCAACCTCCACTAACCCAAGATCGTTTAAATGAATTGTTGTTAGAGCTTGCCAATATTTTAGCTGGCGCATGTTTAACGGGATTTGCTGAGCAACTTTCATTAAATGCAAAGTTAAGTATGCCGACCATGTACAGCGCAACCAGTCAACATTATCACTATAGATGGGCAAGTACCTTGATGATGGAGGTAGAATTTAAAGTGGAAGTGAGTCAGTTTGATTCGAAAATTGTCATTTGTTTGGAGGAAGCATCAGTCCAAACGCTGTTAGCCAAATTGCAGCAATTGTTGGAGTAA